From the genome of Torulaspora globosa chromosome 2, complete sequence, one region includes:
- the AIM45 gene encoding Aim45p (ancestral locus Anc_8.100), which produces MIRFAGRNLQTLGSRVRRSRLASTLAFVETTKEGAIVPSSLNALAAAQQLGNNITALLLGPQATSAASVLKSSVQCTKLNKVLVSDEVKYEHYLPEKVTPLLVNLLKDEEYSHFVVASSAVGKNLLPRVAALLNYQPVCDITKIKDAKTFVRPIYAGNAIETVENTQSMALVSVRASAFEAVPEGSSESAVIEQISLSDGSTDLDVQWQSANLVKSARPDLSSASTIVAGGRALKDKETFDKLLVPLADALGAGIGATRAAVDSGFCDNSLQIGQTGKVVAPELYIAVGISGAIQHLAGMKDSKKIVAINSDPDAPILKVADYGLEGDLFEIVPQLTDKLMQARK; this is translated from the coding sequence ATGATTAGATTTGCAGGCAGAAATTTGCAGACCCTTGGATCGAGGGTTCGCCGTAGTAGGCTGGCATCGACACTGGCCTTTGTCGAGACAACCAAGGAGGGTGCCATCGTTCCGTCTTCGTTGAATGCattggctgctgctcagCAGTTGGGGAACAATATCACTGCTCTATTGCTTGGCCCGCAAGCTACTTCTGCCGCTTCTGTATTGAAATCTTCAGTGCAATGCACTAAGTTGAACAAGGTGCTGGTCTCCGATGAAGTGAAGTACGAACATTATTTACCCGAGAAGGTGACTCCGCTATTGGTTAACTTGTTGAAAGACGAAGAGTACTCTCATTTCGTCGTCGCCAGCTCTGCAGTTGGTAAAAACTTGTTACCTCGTGTCGCCGCTTTACTGAACTACCAGCCTGTTTGTGATATCACCAAGATTAAGGACGCAAAGACCTTTGTTAGACCCATTTATGCCGGTAATGCTATTGAGACCGTCGAAAATACTCAGTCCATGGCTCTGGTGAGCGTGAGAGCTTCCGCCTTCGAAGCAGTTCCTGAAGGGTCGAGCGAATCTGCTGTTATCGAGCAAATCTCCCTCTCAGATGGCTCCACCGATCTCGATGTCCAATGGCAGAGTGCAAATCTCGTTAAGAGTGCAAGACCAGATCTTTCCTCGGCTTCGACAATCGTGGCGGGAGGTCGTGCGTTGAAGGACAAAGAAACTTTCGACAAACTACTCGTGCCGCTAGCAGACGCTCTAGGGGCTGGCATTGGTGCCACCAGGGCGGCCGTCGACAGCGGTTTTTGTGATAATTCGCTGCAAATCGGTCAAACTGGTAAGGTTGTTGCGCCCGAGCTGTACATCGCTGTGGGTATCTCGGGTGCCATCCAACATTTGGCTGGTATGAAAGACTCAAAAAAGATCGTTGCGATAAACAGCGATCCTGACGCTCCCATTTTGAAAGTGGCAGATTACGGTTTGGAAGGCGATCTGTTCGAAATTGTTCCGCAGCTTACTGACAAGTTGATGCAAGCACGTAAGTAA
- the REC8 gene encoding Rec8p (ancestral locus Anc_8.104) produces the protein MSNIASLAHYSNNAEVITNPAYKGVTTVWLLSTLGSTRQLNISSSEGNSFSSILKKRDIISVSIPNTCEVIRENNLDLPLRYVSNLMYGVAICYHRKTEYVLNDLTNLLTQVQRKFYVVSSSRKKYDNKSKHVATIFDAEETDAVNGLLNDDPLFDINQINSIAAILEPSDDQAISEAMIIRRQDYLNELTNANDYDELRNPKNSTEYLRRPVTLDDIPIDVDFNFELDDTINQEGTSCHSKISAGCSDSDLELNYRDHDFKLNFDENARMLPDETGIDLGVDQLDDEEASFEDENTDAPNGLPPLKRPENGRLSKSFYETIQIDGRTGLSTDTLRNNHNTYCETMDFRNRKKRKISPMADSGWQSLMGLDDAPHFMKNCWTILFCAPDQADLSLLGSKSSISGSYSIERGRRRSWLFHSERPSSSVSSAELGRRAVPPGDMPSEPVHDLLLNLEQIEEELAENNSTSQSDLMHINLDLPPSSFGRVATHDSGAGSESKALSSGSRDLDVVDELYSQIRGYRRSNEKEETATIVSAGSAAYSSEQQSLISGQGTLILDSHTRRFYDYIRERSSYVGKTTWSHPPFKKKLLFEDIVPSSLTTELDADGTKRVKVTDKKIAASAFLSLLNLASRNLISVGEFPDHGNDASRFGLMKADDIVVYA, from the coding sequence atgtCGAATATTGCATCGTTGGCTCATTATTCCAACAATGCTGAAGTGATTACAAACCCAGCATATAAAGGTGTTACAACGGTCTGGCTACTTTCAACATTGGGTTCGACGCGTCAGCTCAATATAAGCAGTTCAGAGGGCaactccttctcttcaatactgaagaaaagggaTATTATTAGCGTTTCGATCCCAAATACTTGTGAAGTAATTCGAGAGAATAACTTAGATTTGCCGCTGAGGTATGTCTCCAATCTAATGTACGGGGTTGCTATATGTTATCATCGGAAAACAGAATATGTTCTCAACGACCTGACGAACCTGTTGACACAAGTTCAACGAAAGTTCTACGTGGTTTCCTCTTCTCGAAAAAAGTATGATAATAAATCGAAACATGTTGCAACAATCTTTGACGCTGAAGAGACAGACGCGGTGAATGGCCTCTTGAATGATGACCCGCTGTTCGATATCAACCAAATCAATTCTATTGCGGCCATCCTTGAGCCTAGTGATGATCAAGCCATCTCAGAAGCCATGATCATTAGAAGACAGGATTATCTAAACGAACTGACTAACGCGAACGACTACGACGAACTGAGAAACCCAAAGAACTCTACCGAGTACTTACGCCGGCCTGTGACGCTGGACGACATTCCGATCGACGTCGATTTCAATTTTGAGCTCGATGACACGATTAATCAAGAAGGTACATCGTGTCACTCAAAAATCTCTGCTGGATGTAGCGATTCGGATCTAGAGCTGAATTATAGGGACCATGATTTCAAGCTgaatttcgatgaaaatgCTCGGATGTTGCCTGATGAGACAGGAATTGATTTAGGAGTCGATcagcttgatgatgaagaagcgTCATTCGAGGATGAGAACACTGATGCGCCAAATGGTTTACCGCCGCTCAAAAGGCCTGAGAATGGCAGGCTAAGCAAAAGCTTTTACGAAACAATCCAAATTGATGGGCGGACTGGACTGTCGACGGATACCCTGAGAAACAACCACAACACTTACTGCGAAACTATGGACTTCAGAaacagaaagaaaagaaaaatcaGCCCTATGGCAGATTCTGGCTGGCAGAGTTTGATGGGGTTAGACGACGCACCTCACTTTATGAAGAACTGCTGGACTATATTATTTTGTGCTCCTGACCAAGCAGACTTGAGCTTGTTGGGCTCTAAGAGCTCAATAAGCGGCAGCTATTCAATTGAGAGAGGCCGCAGAAGGTCGTGGTTGTTCCACTCGGAGAGACCATCAAGTAGCGTCTCAAGTGCAGAACTCGGTAGGAGGGCGGTTCCCCCAGGTGATATGCCCTCAGAGCCTGTGcatgatcttcttttaAATTTGgagcaaattgaagaagagctcgCTGAAAACAACTCCACAAGTCAAAGTGATTTAATGCATATTAATTTGGATCTTCCACCCTCTAGTTTTGGTAGGGTTGCAACACACGACAGCGGGGCAGGAAGTGAATCGAAGGCCTTGAGTAGCGGGAGCCGCGATTTGGACGTTGTTGATGAGTTATATAGCCAGATCAGAGGCTACAGGAGGTCTAATGAGAAGGAGGAAACTGCTACTATCGTCAGCGCTGGTTCGGCGGCGTATAGCAGCGAGCAACAGAGCTTAATTTCAGGCCAGGGAACGTTGATTTTGGATTCTCATACGAGACGATTTTATGACTATATCAGGGAACGATCTTCCTATGTTGGAAAAACAACCTGGTCGCATCCTCCATTCAAAAAAAAGTTACTTTTCGAAGACATTGTTCCCAGCAGTTTAACAACTGAGCTTGATGCAGATGGCACAAAACGCGTCAAAGTTACAGATAAAAAGATCGCTGCTAGTGCATTTTTGTCTTTATTGAATCTTGCCTCCAGAAACCTTATCAGCGTTGGAGAGTTCCCCGATCACGGAAATGATGCCAGCCGCTTCGGCTTGATGAAAGCCGATGACATAGTAGTCTATGCGTga
- the ICL2 gene encoding methylisocitrate lyase ICL2 (ancestral locus Anc_8.103), with the protein MGCGNRSTKLARNFCSKNLQQILKQEVQKVNEWWATPRFRNIQRTYTAEDVVKHRGSLPVQASQYLSSYQAQKLFQLLDEKFKSKSPVHTLGVIDPVQMSQLARCKDIRVAYVSGWACSSTLVGSTNEVSPDFGDYPYDTVPNQVERIFKAQQMHDRKLHLARLQQKGKAAADETDYLKPIIADADMGHGGVTTVMKVAKLFAEKGAAGIHLEDQLVGGKKCGHLSGAVIVPTSTHVSRLIATRFQWDLMGTENLAIARTDSCNAGLISSSTDPRDHQYIKGVIKPYTTAWSEQLVDLERESTVANRHILGDAETEWYAQNETMTFDEAVERQLSGNEYQAYHRMKAERMQQQKRNYLSLLEMKAIASMAAPNKEVIFDWDKPRTMEGHYMYHGCMEAAIQRSQIFAPYSDMLWLETKIPDQLQARSFADRIHEQYPEAKLVYNLSPSFNWSAHGYTPDSLQSFIWDIARYGFVLQLVSLAGVHVDGLSFWQLAKKFQETGMRAYVDQVQKIEKVENCDLLTHQKWSGVEYVDSLTKVVQNGSSAHTSSTGGDSFTESQF; encoded by the coding sequence ATGGGTTGTGGCAATAGATCAACCAAGCTGGCACGCAACTTCTGCTCGAAAAACCTTcagcaaatcttgaaaCAAGAGGTACAGAAAGTTAACGAGTGGTGGGCAACCCCTCGGTTTCGCAATATTCAAAGAACCTATACTGCAGAAGATGTAGTCAAGCATCGCGGAAGTTTACCTGTGCAGGCCTCCCAGTATCTCTCATCATACCAGGCGCAGAAACTGTTCCAATTGTTAGATGAGAAGTTTAAGAGCAAATCACCAGTGCATACATTGGGAGTCATCGATCCGGTACAAATGAGCCAATTGGCCAGATGTAAGGATATTCGCGTTGCTTACGTCTCCGGCTGGGCTTGTTCATCTACGCTCGTTGGTTCAACAAACGAAGTTTCACCGGATTTTGGTGATTATCCTTACGATACGGTACCGAACCAAGTTGAAAGGATTTTCAAAGCTCAACAAATGCACGATCGCAAGCTCCACTTGGCGAGGTTGCAACAAAAGGgcaaagcagcagctgacGAGACGGACTACTTGAAACCTATAATTGCCGACGCCGATATGGGCCATGGAGGAGTCACTACCGTTATGAAAGTCGCTAAATTGTTCGCAGAAAAGGGAGCAGCAGGAAttcatcttgaagatcaattggTTGGCGGTAAGAAATGTGGCCATTTAAGTGGCGCAGTGATCGTGCCGACCTCCACGCATGTGTCGAGGCTGATTGCAACAAGATTCCAATGGGACCTAATGGGAACTGAAAACCTTGCAATCGCCAGAACGGACTCCTGCAATGCAGGATTGATAAGTAGCAGCACTGATCCCAGAGATCACCAATACATCAAAGGTGTCATAAAACCATATACCACTGCATGGAGCGAGCAGTTAGTTGACTTGGAGAGGGAAAGCACCGTTGCTAACCGTCATATTCTTGGCGATGCAGAGACCGAATGGTATGCTCAGAACGAGACCATGacttttgatgaagctgtCGAGCGCCAGCTCAGCGGTAATGAGTATCAAGCTTATCATAGAATGAAAGCCGAGAGaatgcagcagcagaaaagaaACTACCTGAGTCTCCTGGAGATGAAAGCAATTGCCTCCATGGCTGCTCCCAATAAGGAAGTTATTTTCGATTGGGACAAACCGAGAACGATGGAAGGCCATTACATGTATCATGGCTGTATGGAGGCAGCAATTCAAAGATCTCAGATCTTTGCACCATACTCAGACATGCTGTGGCTCGAAACAAAAATTCCCGATCAGCTTCAGGCTCGCTCTTTTGCTGATAGAATCCATGAGCAATATCCCGAGGCCAAACTCGTCTATAACCTCTCACCCAGTTTCAACTGGAGCGCCCATGGCTATACGCCAGATTCCCTACAAAGCTTTATATGGGACATAGCCCGCTACGGATTCGTACTCCAGCTGGTTTCTCTGGCGGGAGTTCACGTCGACGGGCTATCCTTCTGGCAATTGGCAAAAAAGTTTCAAGAGACTGGCATGCGGGCCTACGTCGATCAAGTCCAGAAAATAGAAAAAGTCGAAAACTGCGATCTACTCACCCATCAGAAATGGTCGGGGGTCGAATATGTCGATTCCCTAACTAAGGTCGTCCAGAATGGATCGTCCGCTCATACCTCAAGCACCGGAGGTGACAGTTTTACCGAATCTCAGTTTTAG
- a CDS encoding putative Xaa-Pro dipeptidase (ancestral locus Anc_8.98), protein MHIGLTVTLILCCALSLYSFGKRRRRSGYLLNKKVGFSHIDKKMAAERKVADGNEIPKVLEGHKYPAKAHNLKVKEHLLTRNQKWPAKSTAIFIAGEELEGVKYCDISKEFRQNRYFYYLSGVNLPGCAILFNFSTEKLTLFLPNVDWDDVIWSGMPISLEEAAKEFDVDEVHYTDKLEEIFGRELEGFTVLTTDLDNVHSQEISQILTPSEEDLFHALDESRLIKDWYEIETIRKACEISDNSHLAVMRALPIELSEIQIQAEFSYHATRQGARALGYDPICCSGPACGTLHYVKNSEKLAGKSSVLIDAGAEWRNYTSDVTRCFPISGKFTREHREIYETVRDMQNQVMKKIKPGAHWESLHILSHKILIRNLLKLGIFKKRFSEEEILQRRASCAFYPHGLGHLMGLDVHDVGGKPNYEDPDPYFRYLRLRRPLQENMVVTNEPGCYFNEFLINEFLNKYPERAEVVDSEVLKKYMYIGGVRIEDDILVTRDGCQNLNKITSDPDEIERIVSEGLSKAASQFHIVI, encoded by the coding sequence ATGCATATTGGCCTCACGGTGACTCTTATCTTGTGCTGTGCTCTCTCGCTGTACTCTTTTGGAAAACGAAGACGTCGCTCTGGCTACCTGCTGAATAAGAAGGTTGGGTTCAGCCATATTGACAAGAAAATGGCCGCAGAAAGAAAGGTTGCTGATGGTAACGAGATTCCTAAGGTCCTTGAAGGGCATAAGTATCCTGCAAAAGCACATAATTTAAAGGTCAAGGAGCATTTGCTGACACGGAATCAAAAATGGCCCGCGAAATCTACTGCAATATTTATTGCTGGCGAGGAATTGGAGGGTGTCAAATATTGTGACATTTCGAAAGAATTTAGACAAAACCGCTACTTCTATTACCTTTCAGGCGTGAATCTGCCCGGTTGCGCAATACTCTTTAACTTTTCTACCGAAAAATTGACTCTCTTCTTACCAAACGTGGATTGGGATGATGTCATATGGAGTGGCATGCCCATCAgtctcgaagaagcagcgAAAGAATTTGACGTTGATGAGGTGCATTATACTGACAAACTAGAAGAGATCTTTGGCAGGGAGCTTGAAGGATTCACAGTTTTAACAACAGACCTGGATAACGTTCATAGTCAGGAAATTTCACAAATACTAACACCCTCTGAGGAGGACTTGTTCCATGCCCTGGATGAGTCTAGGTTGATCAAAGACTGGTACGAAATAGAGACAATCAGAAAAGCTTGTGAGATCTCCGATAACAGCCACTTAGCAGTTATGCGAGCATTGCCCATAGAACTCAGCGAAATCCAGATTCAAGCAGAGTTTTCTTACCATGCTACTCGGCAAGGGGCTCGTGCTTTGGGTTACGACCCAATTTGCTGCTCCGGCCCTGCTTGTGGAACGTTACATTACGTGAAAAACTCTGAGAAGCTGGCTGGCAAGTCGTCTGTTCTCATTGATGCCGGGGCTGAATGGAGAAACTACACTAGCGATGTCACAAGGTGCTTTCCCATTTCAGGTAAATTCACAAGGGAGCATAGGGAGATATACGAAACAGTCCGTGACATGCAGAACCAAGttatgaagaagatcaaaccCGGTGCTCATTGGGAATCTTTGCACATACTCTCTCACAAGATTTTGATCAGGAACTTGTTGAAACTTGGAATATTCAAGAAGCGGTTCTCAGAAGAGGAAATCCTCCAAAGGCGAGCATCATGTGCCTTTTATCCACATGGTCTCGGACACCTCATGGGACTTGATGTACATGATGTTGGTGGAAAACCCAATTACGAAGATCCTGATCCATATTTTCGGTATCTCAGGTTACGGAGACCACTTCAAGAAAACATGGTGGTTACAAATGAACCAGGCTGCTATTTCAATGAATTTCTAATCAATGAATTTCTGAATAAATACCCTGAACGAGCAGAGGTGGTTGATTCAGAAGTCCTCAAGAAGTACATGTATATCGGCGGTGTTCGCATTGAGGATGATATACTTGTCACAAGAGATGGttgccaaaatttgaaTAAGATTACAAGTGATCCTGATGAGATTGAAAGAATCGTAAGTGAAGGACTTTCAAAGGCTGCTTCTCAGTTTCATATTGTCATATAG
- a CDS encoding uncharacterized protein (ancestral locus Anc_8.99): protein MSSQADPLLGFERLQPQATSGSNYTAINSNSRSNVKSPCGGRLIQRDSLLSNGSRINSRRLDPNVIESRPSFRDVLPYYLPCFSWIPEYSLSKFWGDLIAGITLASFQMPLALSYATSLAHVEPLCGLYSLAFTPFVYAIFGSVPQMIVGPESAISLVVGQAVDNLCSHNPEIDKMGITVLITFISGTILFVFGVCRFGFLGNVLSRALLRGFISSVGLVMIINSLITELKLHKALEDADGHYDTPLQKISFILKYAPKNYHKPTAILSLVCFLILITIRYVKKRLMTKKRWPVFVPEILILIITTIILSRNYEFKHKYNISIVGDFNTEGLNRIYNPFSKSNRELARNLLSEGLVVAILGFFESTTASKSLGSSYDLQISSNRELVALGSMNMLSSFVGALPSFGGYGRSKINAFSGAQTVVSGACMGFIVLLTMKFSLSLIRYIPVCILSVVTTIVGVSLLEEAPAELRFHIRSRGYDELIVFALTILATFIYSLEVGVCIGCGYSVIRIIKHSAKSRIQILARIERTDQFINSDEYFTSARTDEREAFPDLEELEGCLVVKIPEPLTFANMEDLKERLSRLERFKSAKVHPGARGTRAKESIKYVVFDLHGMTFMDSSAAQIMLEIVTAYKRRCVRIFLARVPLDQAVRSRLKASGIIDYVERVSFKGAAASGEPETNKTTRSSPYFATIQDTLQTMDEFELLNTEISNDQESLLSTTLFNSNLV, encoded by the coding sequence ATGTCATCACAGGCTGATCCTCTGTTGGGTTTTGAGAGACTACAGCCTCAAGCAACCTCGGGTAGCAACTATACGGCGATAAATTCGAACAGTCGCTCAAATGTGAAATCTCCCTGCGGTGGCAGGCTCATTCAGCGAGACTCCCTGCTCTCGAATGGTTCTAGAATCAACTCGAGAAGATTGGATCCAAATGTTATCGAGTCGAGACCCTCTTTTCGAGATGTCCTGCCCTATTATTTGCCCTGCTTCTCCTGGATTCCCGAGTATAGTCTGTCGAAATTCTGGGGAGATCTGATTGCTGGGATAACGCTAGCATCCTTTCAGATGCCTTTGGCTTTATCTTATGCCACTTCACTAGCCCATGTCGAACCCTTGTGCGGATTGTACTCTTTAGCGTTCACGCCATTCGTTTACGCCATCTTTGGTTCAGTACCTCAGATGATTGTTGGTCCCGAAAGTGCGATTTCACTGGTTGTGGGACAGGCGGTGGACAATCTTTGTTCTCACAATCCTGAAATTGACAAAATGGGTATAACTGTTTTGATAACTTTTATCAGTGGTACCATCCTTTTTGTTTTCGGAGTCTGCCGTTTCGGATTCCTTGGTAATGTGTTGAGCAGAGCCTTGTTGAGAGGTTTTATAAGTTCTGTGGGGCTTGTCATGATTATCAACTCCTTGATAACGGAGCTGAAATTACATAAGGCGCTGGAAGACGCCGATGGTCACTACGATACACCACTCCAGAAGATCTCGTTCATACTAAAGTACGCGCCGAAAAATTACCACAAGCCAACCGCTATATTGAGTCTTGTATGCTTTTTGATCCTCATTACTATTAGATATGTGAAGAAAAGACTGatgacaaagaagagatggcCTGTTTTTGTTCCCGAAATCTTGATACTGATCATAACTACAATAATCCTGTCTCGCAATTACGAATTTAAGCACAAATATAATATTAGCATTGTGGGAGATTTTAATACGGAGGGCTTGAACAGAATTTACAACCCTTTTTCCAAATCAAATCGCGAATTGGCGAGAAATTTGCTGAGTGAAGGACTGGTGGTGGCCATTTTGGGTTTTTTTGAGTCCACAACTGCGTCCAAATCATTAGGGTCTTCTTATGACTTACAAATTTCTTCCAACCGTGAGTTAGTTGCATTAGGAAGTATGAATatgctctcttcttttgtCGGAGCTCTACCCTCTTTCGGTGGATATGGGAGATCGAAAATCAATGCGTTTTCAGGTGCTCAAACGGTTGTGTCAGGTGCCTGCATGGGGTTTATTGTTCTTTTAACAATGAAGTTTTCTCTCTCACTTATTCGATATATCCCGGTTTGTATCCTGTCTGTGGTCACGACAATTGTGGGTGTCAGCCTTTTAGAGGAAGCTCCTGCTGAGCTGCGCTTTCATATCAGAAGCCGCGGCTACGATGAGCTTATAGTGTTTGCTCTAACTATCCTGGCTACTTTCATCTACTCACTCGAAGTGGGAGTATGCATAGGTTGCGGATATTCTGTGATCAGAATCATAAAGCATTCAGCGAAATCGAGAATACAAATTTTGGCAAGAATTGAGAGGACAGATCAGTTCATCAATTCAGATGAGTATTTCACAAGCGCACGCACTGATGAACGTGAAGCTTTTCCCGATTTGGAGGAGTTGGAGGGTTGTCTGGTTGTCAAAATCCCCGAACCATTGACTTTCGCCAATATGGAggatttgaaagaaagatTAAGCCGATTGGAAAGATTTAAATCAGCTAAAGTGCATCCAGGTGCTAGGGGTACCAGGGCGAAAGAAAGCATCAAGTACGTGGTTTTTGACTTACATGGCATGACTTTCATGGATTCCTCAGCGGCACAAATTATGCTCGAGATTGTAACCGCCTATAAAAGAAGATGCGTGAGAATCTTTCTAGCAAGGGTCCCACTCGATCAGGCTGTTAGATCGCGATTAAAGGCATCAGGTATAATCGACTACGTCGAGAGAGTTTCATTTAAGGGGGCTGCTGCGTCGGGCGAGCCAGAGACCAATAAAACGACGAGGTCTTCGCCGTATTTCGCAACTATACAGGATACTCTGCAAACGATGGATGAGTTTGAGCTTTTAAAcactgaaatttcaaatgatcaagaGAGCTTACTATCAACAACACTATTTAATTCTAACCTGGTCTAG
- the YFH7 gene encoding Yfh7p (ancestral locus Anc_8.101), producing MVDIDRLADEALKLLDDAKQVNYRIAIMIVGPPGSGKSTLAEKLCKTLNSRFNQYLDRDSNAEVVLTEKGNEFPDLVSDLGEISANLYNEMAENDGISKELVENVDFKPVKKSYDDGRVEVIGRGGQPNAFTIKRQAPMLRKHDVDIAQIIPMDGFHLSRKCLDCFKDPERAHQRRGSPQTFDSNNFLQLCKTLAKTCITKPPACESESCFEFISKTFQSLPAIEIPGFDHKIKDPTPNQISIDPYTRILIFEGLYLLYDAENWQNVHKVLLDTGAVLIWNVNIEEGVIRERVAKRHLNAGLVTTLEDGIRRFETNDLLNARLIRSPLINNGNIVSIRND from the coding sequence ATGGTTGACATTGATAGGCTTGCTGATGAGGCTCTTaaacttctcgatgacGCCAAGCAAGTCAACTACCGGATAGCTATCATGATCGTAGGGCCGCCTGGATCTGGCAAATCTACCCTAGCTGAGAAACTCTGCAAGACCTTAAACAGCAGGTTCAATCAGTATTTGGATCGTGATTCAAATGCTGAAGTTGTTCTCACAGAGAAGGGAAACGAGTTTCCAGATTTGGTCTCAGACCTCGGTGAGATTTCTGCAAACTTGTATAATGAAATGGCTGAGAACGATGGGATCAGCAAAGAACTGGTCGAGAATGTTGATTTCAAGCCAGTTAAGAAATCTTATGATGACGGTCGGGTGGAAGTGATAGGAAGAGGTGGCCAACCGAATGCCTTTACAATAAAGAGGCAGGCACCGATGCTCAGAAAGCACGACGTCGACATTGCACAGATAATCCCAATGGACGGATTCCATCTCTCCAGGAAGTGCCTAGATTGCTTCAAAGATCCAGAAAGGGCACatcaaagaagaggttcTCCGCAGACCTTCGACAGCAACAATTTTCTACAACTGTGCAAGACTTTAGCCAAGACATGCATTACCAAGCCACCAGCTTGCGAATCTGAGAGCTGTTTTGAGTTTATTTCCAAGACTTTTCAGTCATTGCCTGCTATCGAAATACCGGGATTCGACCacaagatcaaagatcCCACACCTAACCAAATCTCAATTGACCCTTACACGAGAATACTGATCTTCGAAGGCCTATATCTGCTCTATGATGCCGAAAACTGGCAGAATGTCCATAAAGTCCTGCTAGACACCGGCGCTGTACTGATCTGGAACGtcaatattgaagaaggagtcATAAGGGAAAGAGTAGCCAAGCGACATCTTAACGCAGGTCTTGTAACGACTCTAGAAGATGGCATCCGGAGATTTGAGACGAACGACCTACTAAATGCTCGTCTTATCCGGTCACCTTTGATCAATAATGGGAATATCGTTAGCATAAGAAACGATTGA